GGTCCAAAAAAGTTGCGGTTATTTCTGAAAAAAAGACCGATTTCCATACCGGTTTCTATGTATATTCAGGACGGCTATTTTTAAGCTTTAAATTATTGGGACGAATGGTTAACAACAAATCTATAAAAATACTTTTCCTATTGTACCACAATTCGGTTTCCGATGACATTAATAGACGGATGCCGCTTGTAAACTTCTTTCCGCCAGCCCTGTTCGACAAAAAAACTGCTAATTGCCATCATAACCCCGAAATTGATCGGGCATGGCACAGATATTGGTGCGGCTTATCCAGAGTGACGACAAATGGCGGAGCAATATTTTTTCGTGAAAGCGTTGACAAATTGTAAACGGATACATATAATAAAGGTACAGTATGGTTTCTCTCCACTCCTATCCAATACTAGCTCTACATGAGCAACGGCCGCTTTTTGAAAGCGGTCTATTTTTTTGCCTTTTTGATAATTCCGACCGATTAACGGATACCTCAGTAATAAGCGTGACATTTATAAATTTATAAATTAAAAAAGCCGGGCGTCTGCCCGGCCTTGCTCTATACTATATTCGCTATACGTACACCGTATAGTCGTGCCGCTGCAGCAGCACTTTGGCCCGTTCCATATCGCCTTCCTGACGGAATGACAGGCGCATAATGCCCGGGACATCCTCACGGCTCTCGATAATTTGCACGTTGCTCAGGTTGATGCCTTGATCGCCCAGCTCCGTGGCAATCCGTCCGATGATGCCGGGGTGGTCGGGAACGTCGATATGCAGGTCGAACAGCGGTGTAATCATGCCTTTGCGCCGTTCAGGCAGCTTGCTGCGGAAACTGTTCGCTTCCTTGAACGCTTCCTCGATTCCTTCTCCGTCAGCGTTCTCCAGCAACTGTACGAAGGAAGAAACCTCCGCATTCCAGTCCTTCAGCAGCCTTAGCATCACCGTGCGGTTGTTCAGCAGAATATCCCGCCAGATTACGGGCTCACTGGACGCGATCCGCGTGATGTCGCGGAAGCCGCCTGCAGCCAGTGTGCTGTAAAGCGAGTCGGCGCAGTCGTACTCGTGAACCTGGTTCACAAGCGCCACGGCGATGATATGAGGCAAATGGCTGATCGCCCCGACAATCTCGTCATGCCGCTGCGGGTCCAGCCGGACGATTTGCGCTCTCGTATGTACTAATAGAGCCTTAAGCGACTCATACGCCTCTTCGGGAACTCCAGGCGGCGGAGTAAGCACATAAAATGCATTCTCGAACAACAGCGACGAGGCCGCTTCCACACCGGAACGCTCCGAACCGGCCATCGGATGACCGCCGATAAAATGAACGTCCGGAAGGTCGATTGAATCCGCGCAGGCCGCGATGCTCGCTTTTGTGCTGCCGACATCCGTAATAATGCAGCCCTTCTTAAGCGGCAGCTTACTCAGCCTGTTCAGATAATCCTCCAGCATCCCGACGGGAACGCATAAAAAAATAAAGTCGGCGTCAAGCGCCGCCTCTTCAAATGACAGCGTCGCGCTGTCGACTACGCCTCTGCTCACATATTTGGCAGCCGACTCCGGGCGGTGGGCGTGGCCTACAACGTTCAGGCCTTCCCTGCCCTTAAAGCAAAGGGCAAGGGAACCGCCGATCAGCCCGACGCCGAAAATTGCAATCTTAGTCGTCATGTCTTTGAACAACTCGCCTTCTGTAGATTCCTTGCGTCGCCCGTGCTATGCCCGAACGCCCTGTTCTTTGAGCGCGGCCTCCAAAGCCTGGATAAAGACCTTGTTCTGCTCCTCCGAGCCGATGGTAACCCGGATGTAAGTAGGATAGAGGCGGTGTCCGGCTCTTACGATGACGCCTTTGCGCAGCAGCAGCTCGAAAATATCAAGCGCCGGCACGCGGACGTCAACCATAATAAAGTTTCCGTGCGACGGGAAATATTGCAGCCCAAGCCGCTTGAATTCATCTTGAAGCTGCACCAGCCCCGCGCTGTTGAGGCGGCGGCATTCTTCCACATAGTCCCGGTCTCCAAGCGCCGCAATCGCTGCCGCCTGCGCAAGACGGGAGGTGTTGAACGGTTCGCGCACCTGGTTAATAAGCGTGATGATTTCGGGTCTCGCGATACCGTATCCGATCCGCAGCGCTGCCAGCCCGTAAATTTTGGAGAAGGTCCGCAGCACGACAAGGTTGGGATAGCGATCCAGCAGCTTGATGCCGTCGGAGTAGGACAGATCGGTCACATACTCGTAATAGGCTTCGTCCAGCACAACCATGACGCGGTCCGGGACTGCATCCAAAAAAGCCGTCAGTGCCGTTTCAGACACAATCGTGCCCGTCGGATTGTTCGGATTGCACACCCAGATTACTTTTGTCTTGTCGGTGACTCGGGCGAGCATCGCATCCAGATCGTGGGTGCCCTCAGCAAGCGGCACTTCGATGCTGACCGCACCTTCGATATCCGCGTTGCTCTTGTATACGGAGAAGGTCTGGTCGGCCATGATTGTTTCATCGCCGGGCAGGAAAAACGCGCGGGCGATGAGCGCAATAATCTCGTCCGAGCCGCAGCCGAAAATAATGTTGTCGGCCTGCACCCCTAGATGGGCGGACAGTGCAGCGGTCAACTCGGCGGCGGAGCCGTCGGGATAGAGACTAAGATTATCGAGCTCGGCCTGAATGGCGGCTTTGGCGCTCGGCGATGAGCCGTACGGATTCTCATTGGAGGCCAGCTTAATGACCTCGTTAAGTCCGTATTCCTTCTTCACTTCTTCTATGGGTTTGCCCGGTTTGTAAACCGGAAGGCCTACGATATGGGGTTTCGGCTTCATTAGCGGTCCTCTCTCTCGGTAAAATCAGTCGATGTTCATAGCTATGGTCTTAATTGTGCCACAAAATCGCGGATTTGCAACAGTCCCTCGCCGCGCTTCGCCGGGTCCTGAAGAAGGAAAATCACTTCCTCGATCTTGCGGACAATCGCGCTCCCGACTACGACGCCGTCGCAGATTTTTGCGAATCTGGCAACCTGCTCGGGAGTAGAAATGCCGAATCCGACGGCCACCGGAAGATCGGTCGCCTGACGGACGGATTCGATGAACCGGTCCACGCTTTCATGGAAAGACGTGCGTTCGCCTGTCACGCCAAGCGAGGACACGCAGTATACGAAGCCGCTCGCGCCGGATACGATCTTAGCGATGCGCTCGCTGGAGGTCGGCGCGACCAGCGGAATCAGGTTGATCCCTGCATCGCGGCTGCGGCGGCGCATCTCTTCCGACTCCTCAACCGGCAGATCCGGAATAATTAGTCCGCTGATTTCATGATTGCCCAGTTCCGCAAAGAAAGTATCGAGTCCCATTTGCAGCACGGGATTGTAGTAAGTAAAAAGGATAAACGGAAGCTGGCTTCCTGCCTTACGGGCCTTGAGCGCCGCTTCCATACAGGTCCGCAGGTGAATGTTCCCTTGCAGCGCCCGCGCGGAAGCACGCTGGATCACCGGCCCGTCCGCCAGCGGATCGGAATAGGGAACCCCCAGCTCGACCATATCCGCGCCCGCCGCTTCCAGCTCGGCAATAATCGCGAGGCTCGTCTCCAGATCGGGATCGCCCACGGTAAGAAACGGAATCAGCGCCGCCCGGCCTTGTTCCTTCAGGCGGCGGAATGCCAAGTCCATGCGGTTCGTCGTTTCGGTCGTCATTTCAGCCCTTCCCCTTCCGTATACGCCATAATCGATTCCACGTCTTTGTCGCCCCGGCCCGAAAGGCAGATGACGATGATGTCGTCCTTGGAGAGCGTTGGCGCGATCTTAGCGACCTGCGCCACGGCATGAGCCGACTCCAGCGCGGGAATGATGCCTTCCGTCACACACAGCAGCTTAAGGGCGTCGAGTGCTTCCCGGTCGGTAATCGGCACATATTTGACGCGTTCGATATCTTTAAGATAGGAGTGCTCCGGTCCTACTCCGGGATAATCGAGACCCGCTGAGATGGAATGCGCCTCAAT
This region of Paenibacillus sp. URB8-2 genomic DNA includes:
- a CDS encoding prephenate dehydrogenase, giving the protein MTTKIAIFGVGLIGGSLALCFKGREGLNVVGHAHRPESAAKYVSRGVVDSATLSFEEAALDADFIFLCVPVGMLEDYLNRLSKLPLKKGCIITDVGSTKASIAACADSIDLPDVHFIGGHPMAGSERSGVEAASSLLFENAFYVLTPPPGVPEEAYESLKALLVHTRAQIVRLDPQRHDEIVGAISHLPHIIAVALVNQVHEYDCADSLYSTLAAGGFRDITRIASSEPVIWRDILLNNRTVMLRLLKDWNAEVSSFVQLLENADGEGIEEAFKEANSFRSKLPERRKGMITPLFDLHIDVPDHPGIIGRIATELGDQGINLSNVQIIESREDVPGIMRLSFRQEGDMERAKVLLQRHDYTVYV
- the hisC gene encoding histidinol-phosphate transaminase, whose protein sequence is MKPKPHIVGLPVYKPGKPIEEVKKEYGLNEVIKLASNENPYGSSPSAKAAIQAELDNLSLYPDGSAAELTAALSAHLGVQADNIIFGCGSDEIIALIARAFFLPGDETIMADQTFSVYKSNADIEGAVSIEVPLAEGTHDLDAMLARVTDKTKVIWVCNPNNPTGTIVSETALTAFLDAVPDRVMVVLDEAYYEYVTDLSYSDGIKLLDRYPNLVVLRTFSKIYGLAALRIGYGIARPEIITLINQVREPFNTSRLAQAAAIAALGDRDYVEECRRLNSAGLVQLQDEFKRLGLQYFPSHGNFIMVDVRVPALDIFELLLRKGVIVRAGHRLYPTYIRVTIGSEEQNKVFIQALEAALKEQGVRA
- the trpA gene encoding tryptophan synthase subunit alpha; its protein translation is MTTETTNRMDLAFRRLKEQGRAALIPFLTVGDPDLETSLAIIAELEAAGADMVELGVPYSDPLADGPVIQRASARALQGNIHLRTCMEAALKARKAGSQLPFILFTYYNPVLQMGLDTFFAELGNHEISGLIIPDLPVEESEEMRRRSRDAGINLIPLVAPTSSERIAKIVSGASGFVYCVSSLGVTGERTSFHESVDRFIESVRQATDLPVAVGFGISTPEQVARFAKICDGVVVGSAIVRKIEEVIFLLQDPAKRGEGLLQIRDFVAQLRP